Proteins co-encoded in one Eremothecium sinecaudum strain ATCC 58844 chromosome VI, complete sequence genomic window:
- the PXR1 gene encoding telomerase inhibitor (Syntenic homolog of Ashbya gossypii AGL350C; Syntenic homolog of Saccharomyces cerevisiae YGR280C (PXR1)), with protein sequence MGLAATRTKQRFGLDPRNSAWSNDTGRFGHQYLEKQGWKPGKSLGLVSDGMSTNIKISIKDDNLGLGAKLKNKEKQDEFDSGECAGLDVFQRILGRLNGRETEVSNELENQRKYDIINGKWGINFVKGEVLASTWDNATKTLKSYSNYRHDEDVSDRDGNDLKKERKEKKEKKEKKEKKEKKEKKEKKEKHSKNKKEKRKLKSDDIDELEHNKTKKVKRSKDNSETAVTPESMLEARESAAIVPSSISTRLSVRSKWIRQKRAAVMDSQALKEIFMVTKS encoded by the coding sequence ATGGGTCTAGCTGCCACTAGAACCAAACAAAGGTTCGGTTTGGATCCCAGAAATTCCGCTTGGAGTAATGATACAGGAAGGTTCGGTCATCAATACTTGGAAAAGCAAGGCTGGAAACCTGGAAAAAGTTTGGGATTGGTTTCTGACGGGATGTCTActaatattaaaatatctATAAAAGATGATAATCTTGGTTTAGGAGCAAAATTGAAAAATAAAGAAAAGCAAGATGAATTTGATAGCGGTGAATGTGCTGGTCTTGACGTGTTTCAGAGAATTCTAGGTAGATTGAATGGCAGGGAAACCGAGGTTTCGAATGAACTCGAGAATCAGAGGAAATATGATATTATTAATGGTAAATGGggtattaattttgttaAAGGTGAAGTGTTAGCCAGTACTTGGGACAATGCAACCAAAACCTTAAAGTCATACAGCAATTATAGGCATGATGAGGATGTTAGTGATAGGGACGGAAATGATTTAAAGAAGGAGAGgaaggagaagaaggagaagaaggagaagaaggagaagaaagagaagaaggagaagaaagagaagaaagagaaacACAGTAAGAACAAGAAGGAGAAAAGGAAGCTCAAAAGCGAtgatattgatgaattGGAGCATAACAAAACCAAGAAGGTCAAAAGATCTAAAGATAACTCTGAAACAGCAGTCACTCCGGAAAGCATGTTGGAGGCAAGAGAATCTGCTGCAATTGTTCCTAGCTCAATAAGTACTAGACTGTCAGTTCGGTCGAAGTGGATAAGACAAAAGCGTGCAGCTGTCATGGACTCTCAGGCACTGAAAGAAATCTTTATGGTTACTAAATCATAG
- the PSE1 gene encoding importin PSE1 (Syntenic homolog of Ashbya gossypii AGL349C; Syntenic homolog of Saccharomyces cerevisiae YMR308C (PSE1)) — translation MSALSSDINNTLINLLNGFGSSDNNVRAAAEETLNTQWITEENIQVLLVFLAEQASFSEDLTLASLSAVLFRKLALRAPPSSKTVIIAKNITHITPEALAQIRATLLKGFVSERPNGIRHKLSDAIAECAQEDLPEWPELLRTLFEATRNPNPNFRESSFRVFTTVSHLINSIEINNVLPIFEGGFTDTEDNVKIAAVTAFVGYFKQLPKVHWSKLGVLLPSLLNSLPKFLEDNKDDALAAVFESLIELVELAPKLFKSMFDQMIQFTDIVIKNKDLEAAARTTALELLTVFSECAPQMCKSNPAYAQSLIMDTLLMMTEVSIDDEQALEWQNSDDVEEDDEEVAYDNARQALDRVALKLNGKYLAPPLFQYLQQMITSSEWRERFAALMALSSAAEGCRDVLIGEIPKILDMVIPLINDSHPRVQYGCCNVLGQISTDFAPLIQRTSHEHILPALISKLTGQSVDRVQTHAAAALVNFSEHATQTILEPYLDSLLTNLLSILQSSKLYVQEQALTTIAFIAEAAEKKFIKYYDTLMPLLLNVLKTDTGKENRTLKGKCMECATLIALAVGKEKFSVHSQELIELLISYQNDGIEDDDPIKTYLEQGWSRICRILREDFVPFLPIVLPSLLETAKAGQDVSLIDEEEAKNFQQYSDWDVVQIQGKHIAIHTSILDDKVPAMELLQVYATILKNYFAGYVPEIMTEIAIKSLDFYLHDGVRATGAGLIPVLFSSLVSATGTQNPNTMALWELASTKLINAIISEPMPEIIQMYHTSLLDGLKIMGENCLNNDQLEKYTKGVSANLSDVYERVKQRHGQEDEYNEDVDEDYEDFTDEDLLDVINKSLAAVFQSSNGMYVTHFQTLWPLIHTYLQDSEVILILFALVAISDMIQYCGDNSAAYKDGFVGKLKEFLVSPEPSVRQAAAYCIGSCAQYAPNVYGEVCISSLDTLMMVISIPEAKSEDNVSATENSAAAIAKILHSFASSIPNFDSYVSSWLKCFPFIQDEEAAAFNYRFLAQLIDSHNAAVVEKEKIGDIVDYIVQALHQKSLSGKTASAVVDSTKKLLGTLPSNDALRYFQRYPTSIMQDISKWFA, via the coding sequence ATGTCAGCTTTATCCAGCGACATCAACAATACGTTGATTAACTTGCTTAATGGTTTTGGTTCATCTGACAACAACGTGCGCGCGGCGGCTGAGGAAACATTGAATACCCAATGGATTACAGAGGAAAATATTCAGGTTTTGCTTGTATTTTTAGCGGAGCAGGCATCATTTTCTGAAGATCTGACCTTGGCAAGTTTATCTGCTGTGTTATTTAGGAAATTAGCGCTAAGAGCACCTCCATCTTCAAAGACGGTTATAATTGCAAAAAATATCACTCATATAACTCCAGAGGCACTAGCTCAGATACGGGCTACATTGTTGAAGGGTTTTGTTTCTGAGCGGCCTAACGGAATCAGGCATAAGTTATCCGATGCGATTGCAGAGTGTGCGCAGGAAGATTTGCCAGAATGGCCTGAGCTTCTGCGGACATTGTTTGAAGCGACACGAAATCCCAACCCGAATTTCAGAGAATCTAGTTTTAGGGTATTTACCACTGTGTCTCATTTGATTAATTCGATAGAGATTAATAATGTGCTTCCTATCTTTGAAGGCGGGTTTACTGATACTGAAGATAATGTGAAAATTGCTGCCGTTACTGCTTTCGTTGGGTATTTCAAACAGCTACCCAAAGTGCATTGGTCAAAATTGGGTGTTCTATTGCCAAGCTTGCTAAATAGCTTGCCCAAATTTTTAGAGGATAATAAGGACGATGCTTTGGCGGCAGTTTTTGAGTCGTTGATTGAGCTTGTTGAATTGGCACCAAAGTTGTTCAAAAGTATGTTTGATCAGATGATTCAGTTCACTGACATAGTTATAAAGAACAAGGATTTGGAAGCCGCTGCTAGAACTACAGCTTTGGAGCTATTAACAGTATTCTCTGAGTGTGCTCCACAGATGTGTAAATCTAATCCAGCCTATGCGCAGTCATTGATTATGGATACCCTATTAATGATGACTGAAGTGTCGATAGACGATGAGCAAGCCTTAGAATGGCAGAATTCGGACGACGTGGAAGAGGACGATGAGGAAGTCGCATATGACAATGCCCGTCAGGCACTAGATCGTGTCGCTTTGAAACTAAACGGCAAGTATTTAGCTCCTCCGCTATTCCAATACTTGCAGCAAATGATCACTTCTTCGGAGTGGAGAGAAAGGTTTGCGGCTTTAATGGCTTTGTCCTCCGCAGCTGAAGGTTGTCGCGATGTTTTAATTGGTGAGATACCAAAAATCTTGGACATGGTTATTCCCCTAATTAATGATTCCCATCCAAGAGTCCAATATGGTTGTTGTAATGTTTTAGGTCAGATATCTACAGACTTCGCGCCACTAATCCAGAGAACATCGCATGAACACATCCTGCCAGCTTTAATTTCCAAGTTAACTGGCCAATCAGTTGATAGAGTCCAAACACACGCGGCAGCTGCGCTTGTTAATTTCTCTGAACATGCCACGCAAACAATTTTAGAGCCTTATTTGGATAGCCTGTTGACTAATTTATTGTCTATTCTACAAAGCTCAAAGCTCTACGTCCAAGAGCAAGCGTTAACTACTATTGCTTTTATTGCGGAGGCTGCCGAAAAGAAGTTCATTAAATACTACGACACATTAATGCCGCTTTTATTGAACGTGTTGAAAACTGACACCGGTAAGGAAAATAGAACTTTGAAAGGTAAATGTATGGAATGCGCCACCTTAATTGCTTTAGCGGTTGGTAAGGAAAAATTTTCTGTTCATTCTCAAGAATTAATTGAACTTTTAATTTCATATCAAAATGACGGTATCGAAGACGATGATCCGATTAAGACATACTTGGAACAAGGTTGGAGTAGAATATGTAGAATTCTCAGGGAGGACTTCGTTCCATTTTTACCAATTGTTCTACCATCGTTGTTAGAGACAGCGAAAGCAGGTCAAGATGTTAGTTTaattgatgaagaggaagccaaaaattttcaacAGTATTCTGATTGGGATGTTGTTCAGATACAGGGTAAACATATCGCCATCCATACATCCATTTTGGATGATAAGGTTCCGGCAATGGAATTGTTACAGGTTTACGCAACcattttaaaaaattactttgcTGGTTATGTTCCAGAAATTATGACTGAGATAGCCATTAAGTCTCTTGACTTCTATCTACACGATGGAGTCAGAGCTACTGGTGCAGGGCTCATCCCGGTTTTGTTCTCATCATTAGTTTCTGCTACTGGTACTCAAAATCCAAATACCATGGCCCTTTGGGAATTAGCCTCAACGAAATTAATCAATGCTATCATCTCCGAACCTATGCCTGAGATCATTCAAATGTACCATACTTCTTTGCTGGACGGTTTGAAAATTATGGGAGAGAATTGTTTGAATAATGACCAGTTAGAGAAATATACCAAAGGTGTTTCTGCGAATTTATCGGATGTTTACGAAAGGGTTAAACAACGCCACGGCCAAGAAGATGAGTACAACGAAGACGTTGATGAAGACTACGAAGACTTTACGGATGAAGATCTACTGGATGTCATAAACAAATCGCTTGCGGCAGTTTTCCAATCTTCCAACGGAATGTACGTAACCCACTTCCAAACCTTGTGGCCTCTGATCCACACTTACCTACAGGATTCTGAAGTcattttaatattatttgCATTAGTCGCCATTTCGGACATGATTCAATACTGTGGAGACAATAGTGCAGCGTATAAGGACGGCTTCGTCGGTAAATTAAAGGAATTTTTGGTCTCTCCAGAACCATCTGTTCGCCAGGCGGCTGCCTACTGTATCGGTTCATGTGCTCAATACGCCCCAAACGTATACGGTGAGGTCTGTATCAGTTCTCTAGACACTTTGATGATGGTTATCTCCATTCCAGAAGCTAAGTCTGAGGATAACGTCTCCGCCACCGAAAACTCAGCTGCTGCTATCGCCAAGATTTTACACTCCTTTGCTTCCAGTATTCCAAACTTTGACTCTTATGTCAGCAGTTGGTTGAAATGCTTCCCATTCATCCAAGATGAGGAAGCCGCAGCATTCAACTACAGATTTTTAGCGCAATTGATAGACTCTCACAATGCAGCGGTCGTTGAAAAGGAGAAGATAGGAGATATTGTAGATTACATTGTGCAAGCCTTACACCAGAAGAGTTTATCAGGAAAGACTGCAAGTGCCGTTGTGGACTCTACAAAGAAACTACTCGGCACACTTCCATCAAACGATGCGTTGCGGTACTTTCAAAGATATCCAACTTCAATCATGCAAGACATTAGCAAGTGGTTTGCTTAA
- a CDS encoding HFR126Cp (Syntenic homolog of Ashbya gossypii AGL351W; Syntenic homolog of Saccharomyces cerevisiae YMR307W (GAS1); Tandem gene duplication in Ashbya gossypii), translating into MQQIFLLTLVTLFLKVSMAQSSSGNQAPAIEIVGNKFFYSNNGSQFYIQGIAYQADTANLTGGQTINDPLADFETCSRDVPYLRELNTNTLRVYAVNTSLDHSRCMDLLQRNGIYVIADLSEPGLSINRDDPEWTLKLYERYTSVVDVLAGYSNVLGFFAGNEVTNNASNTDASPFVKAALRDTKAYIKEKGYRKIPVGYSSNDDEQTRIAIANYFACGDEDEKADFFGINMYEWCGTSSFRTSGYSDRTQEFSNLSIPLFFSEYGCNEIRPRRFTEVRTLYGSDMTDVWSGGIVYMYFEEANEYGLVEVDGDSVITNDDFDNLKSMMASISPTIRNSASYTPTSTSLSCPATNQYWSAATGLPPKPNNAICDCIQSSFACVVNSNVDKADFAPLFDYLCANIDCSGIAANGTTGEYGDLSFCESEVKLSYLLNEYYKQNGRSSSACDFSNSASLASATSTPSSCSGVLASATSESRRGGSASGSSSSRAAGVNLAPSSSPIVTLFTTVIAFLITGLNMLLL; encoded by the coding sequence ATGCAGCagatatttttattaaCCCTTGTTACCCTCTTTTTAAAGGTGTCAATGGCTCAAAGCTCCTCGGGGAACCAAGCACCAGCTATTGAAATCGTGGGGAATAAATTCTTTTATTCTAACAATGGCTCACAATTTTACATTCAGGGCATTGCGTACCAAGCGGACACTGCTAATCTTACGGGTGGTCAGACAATAAATGATCCCTTGGCGGATTTCGAAACTTGTTCTAGAGACGTTCCTTATTTACGGGAGTTGAACACGAATACTCTAAGAGTATATGCAGTCAATACAAGTCTTGATCACAGCAGATGCATGGACCTCTTGCAGCGGAATGGTATCTATGTTATCGCTGATTTATCAGAGCCTGGTTTATCAATAAATAGAGACGATCCAGAATGGACACTGAAATTGTATGAAAGATACACTTCCGTCGTAGATGTTTTAGCGGGCTACTCCAACGTTCTAGGATTTTTTGCTGGTAATGAAGTTACCAACAATGCCAGTAATACAGACGCCTCACCATTCGTCAAAGCTGCTTTGAGGGACACCAAGGCTTACATCAAAGAAAAAGGTTATCGTAAAATACCTGTTGGTTACTCATCGAATGATGATGAACAAACTAGAATAGCTATTGCGAACTATTTCGCATGTGGTGATGAGGACGAAAAAGCAGATTTCTTTGGGATTAATATGTATGAGTGGTGTGGTACCTCTTCATTTAGAACTTCTGGCTACTCTGATAGGACACAGGAGTTCTCTAACCTAAGCATTCCCCTCTTCTTTTCTGAATATGGCTGTAACGAAATCCGACCAAGACGGTTCACCGAAGTGAGAACTCTATATGGTAGTGATATGACTGATGTTTGGTCTGGAGGTATTGTATATATGTactttgaagaagctaaCGAATACGGGTTGGTGGAGGTGGACGGGGACAGCGTTATCACTAATGATGATTTCGATAATCTAAAATCAATGATGGCAAGCATTTCTCCCACTATCAGGAATAGCGCTTCTTATACCCCAACTAGCACATCACTATCTTGCCCAGCAACAAACCAATACTGGTCTGCCGCCACTGGTTTGCCTCCAAAACCAAATAATGCTATATGTGATTGTATTCAGTCGTCATTTGCATGTGTCGTTAATAGCAATGTCGATAAAGCGGATTTTGCTCCCTTATTTGACTATCTATGTGCCAATATTGATTGCAGTGGAATAGCCGCTAATGGTACGACAGGAGAATACGGTGATCTCTCTTTCTGTGAAAGTGAAGTTAAATTATCGTACTTGTTGAATGAATATTACAAGCAGAATGGCCGTTCATCATCTGCATGTGATTTTAGTAACTCAGCATCATTGGCGTCAGCTACTAGTACTCCATCTAGCTGCTCTGGTGTACTTGCATCTGCCACTAGTGAATCACGCCGTGGCGGATCCGCTTCAGGTAGTTCATCTTCCCGTGCAGCAGGTGTCAACTTAGCACCATCCAGTTCACCGATTGTAACTCTTTTCACAACAGTGATTGCATTCTTGATCACTGGTCTCAACATGCTCCTGCTATAA
- a CDS encoding glycoside hydrolase family 72 protein (Syntenic homolog of Ashbya gossypii AGL352W; Syntenic homolog of Saccharomyces cerevisiae YMR307W (GAS1); Tandem gene duplication in Ashbya gossypii), whose translation MLFNVLGSFITVTSLAAIHVLADSLPPIEIVGNKFFFSNNGTQFFIRGVAYQSDGSDSNDGSNLKPGQSYSDPLANFEACSRDIPYLKQLRTNVIRVYSVNPSEDHSKCMQALNDAGIYVIADLSEPKRSINRNSPKWDLDLYERYTSVVDEFQKYDNVLGFFAGNEVSNSINNTDASAFVKAAIRDTKAYIKAKGYRKIPVGYSANDDQAIRVDLIEYFACGTDEERMEFYGANMYAWCGDSTYEKSGYADRTKEVAKLGVPAFFSEYGCNIIRPRKFGDVSALFGKMSDFWSGGVVYMYFEEANKYGLVSVGSDNKVTTLPDFENYSAQIAKVTPTGVNSADYSPSITHPSCPTVDNTWKAASNLPHVPDSNVCACMSDSLSCVVSDGLDPKDYEQLFEYVCSKVSCAGIVNNATTGEYGSYSFCDDKDKLSYVLDVYYKAQGKAADACDFNGSANLVKPSSQSACSPVLSAIGTAGTGSFSGSITYSGSAHSRVPAGSASDGSGSSSSTSTGKASSDAGLSNNIRSFSSLYTVLAITLSISVGLGLAII comes from the coding sequence ATGTTGTTTAACGTACTAGGATCTTTTATTACAGTAACTTCGCTTGCTGCGATTCATGTGCTAGCAGACTCGTTGCCGCCAATCGAAATTGTCGGTAAcaagttcttcttctcaaATAACGGTACTCAGTTCTTCATCAGAGGTGTTGCTTACCAGTCCGATGGTTCTGACAGCAATGACGGTTCTAACCTGAAACCTGGCCAATCTTACAGTGATCCTTTGGCCAACTTTGAAGCATGTTCTAGAGATATTCCATATTTGAAACAGCTAAGAACTAATGTGATTCGTGTATACTCTGTTAATCCTTCTGAAGACCACAGTAAATGTATGCAGGCATTAAATGATGCAGGAATCTACGTTATTGCTGACCTTTCCGAACCAAAGCGTTCCATCAACAGAAATTCACCAAAATGGGATTTGGATTTGTATGAGCGTTACACATCTGTTGTTGACGAGTTCCAAAAGTACGACAACGTTTTGGGTTTCTTCGCCGGTAACGAAGTTAGTAACAGCATTAACAATACCGATGCTTCCGCATTTGTGAAGGCTGCTATTAGGGACACTAAGGCATACATTAAAGCTAAGGGCTACCGTAAGATTCCTGTTGGTTATTCTGCTAACGACGACCAAGCCATAAGAGTCGATCTGATTGAATACTTTGCCTGTGGTACAGATGAAGAAAGAATGGAATTTTATGGTGCTAACATGTATGCTTGGTGTGGAGATTCCACCTACGAAAAATCTGGTTACGCTGATAGAACAAAGGAAGTTGCCAAACTTGGTGTTCCTGCGTTCTTCTCTGAATATGGTTGTAACATAATTCGTCCAAGAAAGTTCGGTGACGTTTCTGCTTTGTTTGGTAAGATGTCCGATTTTTGGTCCGGTGGTGTGGTTTACATGTACTTCGAAGAAGCAAACAAATATGGTTTGGTTTCTGTCGGCAGTGACAACAAGGTTACTACTTTGCCAGACTTTGAAAACTACTCTGCTCAGATTGCTAAGGTAACTCCAACAGGTGTTAATAGCGCAGACTACTCTCCAAGTATCACACATCCATCTTGTCCAACTGTTGACAACACTTGGAAAGCTGCTTCTAATCTACCACATGTACCAGACAGCAACGTCTGTGCCTGTATGTCTGATTCTTTGAGCTGTGTTGTCAGCGATGGTTTGGATCCAAAGGATTACGAACAACTATTCGAGTACGTCTGCTCCAAGGTTTCTTGTGCAGGTATTGTGAACAACGCTACTACCGGAGAATATGGTTCTTACTCTTTCTGTGACGACAAAGACAAGTTGTCATACGTATTGGATGTGTACTACAAGGCCCAAGGTAAGGCTGCAGACGCATGTGATTTCAATGGTTCTGCTAATCTAGTTAAGCCATCCAGCCAATCTGCCTGCTCTCCAGTATTGAGCGCTATAGGTACTGCTGGTACTGGATCTTTTAGCGGCAGTATTACTTATTCTGGTTCAGCACATTCTCGTGTTCCGGCAGGTTCCGCAAGTGATGGATCCGGATCGTCATCTTCCACAAGCACGGGAAAAGCCAGTTCGGACGCAGGACTATCAAACAATATCAGAAGCTTTTCCTCATTGTACACTGTTCTCGCCATTACCCTCTCCATCTCCGTTGGGCTTGGTCTTGCAATCATTTAG